In Deltaproteobacteria bacterium, the DNA window TTCAGTGGCATTTTCAGACGATGGGCGTCCCGTATCTAGTCCAGCCGTAATGCGCAAAGCTTTGGAGTATAGCTTGATGTGTGATGCTGTCCTCGCTTGTCATGAGGAGGAGCGAAGTTTATCGGAGGGCTTTGCAATGAACGAGTCGGCCATAAGCCTTAAACTCGGCTTGCCTGGAATGCCCACGGCCGCAGAGGACATCATGATTGCTAGGGATATTGAGCTAGCACGGCTTACGGGTGCTCGGGTGCATTTTTGCCACGTCAGCACTGCTAGGGCGGTCACTCTTATCGAGCGGGCAAAAAATGACGGTGTGAGAGTCTCCGCCGAAGTGTCGCCTCACCACTTTTCGCTTACTGAGGAGAGTGTGGCGAATTTTGATACTGCCTATAAAATGAGTCCGCCGCTTAGAAGTGCTGAAGATGTTGCCGCATTGCTAGATGGACTAAGTAGGGGGGTAATCGATTGCATAGCAAGCGACCATGCTCCGCATGAAAGGGATTCTAAAAATGTAGAGTTTGCAAAAGCTTCCATGGGCATAATTGGATTGCAGACGACACTTCCGCTAACACTTAAAAAAGTTAAAGAGGGAAAGCTGACTTTAGCTCGCGCCATCGAGGCTTTGACGAGCGCACCCGCGGCCTGCTTGGGGTTACCTGGCGGGAGTCTCAAGGTTGGCTCGGATGCTGATGTCACGATTGTTGATCTCGATAAGGAAGTTGTTTTTGACCAATCTATAAATCGCTCTAAGTGCAGTAACTCGCCATTTTTAAATTGTCTTTTGCGCGGAGTACCGGTGAAGACTTTTGTGGGAGGGCGAGAGGTGTTTTCGTTTGAGAAGGAGTTTAAGAAGTAAGAACTATGCGAGATAAAGTAAGTTCAAGTGTTCCGGCGCATTTGGCCCTAGCCGATGGAACTGTGTTTAAGGGTAGAGCTATAGGACAGATTGGCGAGGCTACGGGAGAAGTAGTGTTTAACACCTCCATGTATGGCTATCAGGAAATAATTACGGATCCCTCATATGTAAATCAAATGGTCACATTTACTTATCCTCATATTGGGAATGTGGGAGTAAATGCCGAAGATGTTGAGTCGGCCAGGGTGCAGGTAGCTGGAATTATAGTCCATGAGCTTTCAGCTTGCTACTCGAATTTTAGGGCTCAGGGTTCGCTTGAAGAATATCTAAAAGCTAACGGCGTAGTGGGGATTGCTGGGATAGATACGCGTTCTCTCGTGCTGCACATTCGCAATGTTGGAGCGCAGATGGGAGTAATAGCTAGCGGTGAACACAATCCCGATGAGCTAGTAGATCGCGCTCGCGCGCTTCCAAGTCTAGAGGGACTCAATTTGGCTGAGCGCGTAAGTGCCTCGGCTGCCTATGATTGGACTCAAGGTACTTGGGTTCTCGGTAGAGGATATAAGCAGCATACTACTAGTGAGCTAAGTAAGCGTCCCTTGGTAGTAGTTTTGGATTACGGGGTAAAGTACAATATTCTTAGGCTGCTCATAGATAGTGGTTTTCGCGTTCGCGTTTTGCCTGTAGATTCGTTGGCGAAGGACGTTCTAGCTCTCTCACCGGATGGAGTTTTTTTGTCGAATGGCCCAGGCGATCCGGCGGCCGTGGTTGCGGCCATAGAGTGCGTTAGGGAACTTCTCGGCAAGAAGCCGATTTTTGGCATATGTTTGGGGCATCAGATTTTGGGGCTTGCTCTTGGGTTAAAGACTTATAAGCTAAAATTTGGCCACCGCGGTGGCAATCATCCGGTGCGCAATAAGATAACCGGTTTAGTGGAGATTACTTCGCAAAACCACGGATTTGCTTGCGTTCCGGACGACAAGCTGGCTTCAGTGAAGGTAAGCCACGTCAACTTAAACGACCAAACGGTCGAAGGCTTGAGTGTTGCCGATGCCCGTGCTTTTTCGGTTCAATATCACCCCGAAGCCTCGCCCGGACCGCGCGATTCGCGTTATTTGTTTGCTCAGTTTAGAAAAATGGTAGAGGTATTTTAAAATGCCAAAGCGCACAGATATTACTTCAATTCTCATCATTGGTTCTGGGCCTATAGTAATAGGGCAAGCTTGCGAGTTTGACTATTCTGGCACTCAGGCCGTTAAAGCTTTAAAGGAAGAGGGTTATAGGGTCATACTCGTAAATTCCAACCCCGCTACAATAATGACTGATCCAAACTTGGCTGACAGGACTTATATAGAGCCAATAACCCGCGAATTTGTTTCCCAAATAATACGCAAAGAGCGTCCCGATGCTTTGCTTCCCACTATTGGAGGGCAGACTGCACTAAATGTTACGTTGGAGCTCGAAGAATCGGGAATATTCGAGGAGTGCGGAGTAAAGCTCATTGGGGCTAGTGCGGAAGCTATTAAGACGGCTGAGGATCGAGAGCGTTTTAAGGAGGCTGTTACGCGTTGTGGCTTAAGTAGCGCAAAGAGTTTTATTTGCCGCGATTTAGAAACTGCCAGGCGCGCGGCGGCAGAACTCGGCTACCCGTTAATCATTAGACCCTCGCGCACCTTGGGAGGAGCGGGTAGTGGAACTGTTTTTTGCGAGGAGGAGTTAGAAGAGAAACTGCGTTTGGGCTTTAGCTTGAGTCCTATTGGAGAACTCTTACTGGAGGAGTCGCTCATTGGCTGGAAGGAGATGGAGCTAGAGATCATGCGCGATTGTGCTGGAAATGCCGTGGTAATTTGCGGCATCGAAAATATCGATCCCATGGGAGTTCATACGGGAGACTCGATTACCGTGGCACCTATACAGACCCTTACCGATAAGGAGTACCAGCAGCTTAGAGATGGTGCTATCCGCCTGATGAATGAAATTGGAGTAGATACAGGCGGTTCTAATGTTCAATTTGCGATGTGTCCACGAACGGGGCGAGCAATAGTGATAGAGCTAAATCCGCGAGTCTCGCGCAGTTCGGCCTTGGCATCTAAGGCGACTGGTTTTCCCATAGCAAAGATTGCGGCGAAACTGGCTGTGGGTTACACGCTCGACGAGTTGCCAAATGACATTACCGAAAAGACCCCGGCTTGTTTTGAGCCGAGCATAGATTACGTGGTCGTTAAAATTCCGCGCTTTGATTTTGAGAAATTTAAGACGACAAATCCCATTCTTGGCACGCAGATGAAGTCAGTGGGCGAGGTGATGGCCATTGGGCGAATTTTTCCAGAAGCCCTACAAAAAGCCTGTCGATCGCTAGAGGTCGGCAGAACAGGGCTTTTAGGGGGTGAGGAAAGCGCGGAAGGGGATTTAGAAGTTTTGCTAGCAAAAATTGAAACGCTTAATCCTCGGCGCATATTTCAAATTGCGCGAGCTATGGAGCTCGGTGCGTCGCTAGAGGAATTAGCCAGAAAGTCGAACTACGATATGTGGTTTCTTTTCGAGATGCAGCGAATTGTGAAGGCTGAAAAAAGCCTGCTTGAGTTAGGTGAGAATGCGCTAAGTAGTAGAGAAGTGTTGCGCGAGCTAAAGCGCCTTGGGACAAGTGACAGGAGAATTGCAAAATTGTGTGGGGTTTCGGAGATCGATGTTGCTAGTCGCCGACGAGAGCTTAGTCTGCGGCCCGTTTTTAAGACAGTCGACACGTGCGCGGCCGAATTTGCATCGCATACGCCGTATCTATATTCTACGTATGATAGCACGGAGGAGGGAGAGGTATCCTCGGCCAAGAAGGTGGTCATATTGGGTGGTGGACCCAATAGAATTGGGCAGGGTATAGAGTTTGACTACTGCTGTGTACATGCCGCCATGGCGCTAAGGGGCATAAATATCGAGACGATAATGTTGAATTGCAATCCGGAAACCGTTTCTACCGATTACGATACTTCTGACAGACTGTATTTCGAGCCCTTGGAGTTAGAGGATGTAATGGAGGTGGTGCATAGAGAGAGGCCGTGGGGAGTAATCGTTCAGTACGGCGGCCAAACGCCACTAAGGCTAGCAAATGCCTTGAAGGATTGCGGAGTCCCAATTATTGGCACTAGTCCAGAGGCTATAGAGCTTACGGAGGACAGGGAGAAATTTAAGCGGATTCTTGCCGAGCTAAATTTGTTGCAGGCAGAGAATAGGACGGTTAGCAGGCCGGATCAGGCCTGTCAGGCAGCTAAGGAAATCGGGTATCCAATAGTTGTAAGGCCAAGCTTTGTTTTGGGCGGGCGCGCAATGGCTATCGTATATACGGAGGACGAGCTTAAGACTTATATTGAGGAGAGTGTAATGGTGTCTAATGAGAGGCCGGTGTTAATAGACCGCTTTTTAGATAACGCCATTGAAATTGACGTCGATGCCGTTTGTGACGGGAAGCTGGTAGTAATTGCAGGAATTATGGAGCATGTGGAACGGGCTGGTATACATTCTGGAGATAGTTCATTCATGCTGCCCGCCCAAACGCTTACGGATTCGGTGCTAGCTGAAGTGGAGCGAGCCTCGAAAATCCTCGCCCGGGCGTGTGGTGTAGTGGGCTTGATGAATGTGCAGTTTGCAGTATGCGGTGGCAAGGATGTATACGTAATTGAGGTTAACCC includes these proteins:
- a CDS encoding dihydroorotase; this translates as MTKKTIIKGGRVIDPKNGLDGEFDILLEDGKIIGLERPGVLGGIGAVENLVDASGLIVVPGLIDIHVHLREPGYEWKETIESGTHAAVCGGFSAVCCMPNTSPVCDRAQIVAFILEKARNAGFSRVYPIGAITQEQKGESLAPMLELREAGSVAFSDDGRPVSSPAVMRKALEYSLMCDAVLACHEEERSLSEGFAMNESAISLKLGLPGMPTAAEDIMIARDIELARLTGARVHFCHVSTARAVTLIERAKNDGVRVSAEVSPHHFSLTEESVANFDTAYKMSPPLRSAEDVAALLDGLSRGVIDCIASDHAPHERDSKNVEFAKASMGIIGLQTTLPLTLKKVKEGKLTLARAIEALTSAPAACLGLPGGSLKVGSDADVTIVDLDKEVVFDQSINRSKCSNSPFLNCLLRGVPVKTFVGGREVFSFEKEFKK
- the carA gene encoding glutamine-hydrolyzing carbamoyl-phosphate synthase small subunit; protein product: MRDKVSSSVPAHLALADGTVFKGRAIGQIGEATGEVVFNTSMYGYQEIITDPSYVNQMVTFTYPHIGNVGVNAEDVESARVQVAGIIVHELSACYSNFRAQGSLEEYLKANGVVGIAGIDTRSLVLHIRNVGAQMGVIASGEHNPDELVDRARALPSLEGLNLAERVSASAAYDWTQGTWVLGRGYKQHTTSELSKRPLVVVLDYGVKYNILRLLIDSGFRVRVLPVDSLAKDVLALSPDGVFLSNGPGDPAAVVAAIECVRELLGKKPIFGICLGHQILGLALGLKTYKLKFGHRGGNHPVRNKITGLVEITSQNHGFACVPDDKLASVKVSHVNLNDQTVEGLSVADARAFSVQYHPEASPGPRDSRYLFAQFRKMVEVF
- the carB gene encoding carbamoyl-phosphate synthase large subunit; the encoded protein is MPKRTDITSILIIGSGPIVIGQACEFDYSGTQAVKALKEEGYRVILVNSNPATIMTDPNLADRTYIEPITREFVSQIIRKERPDALLPTIGGQTALNVTLELEESGIFEECGVKLIGASAEAIKTAEDRERFKEAVTRCGLSSAKSFICRDLETARRAAAELGYPLIIRPSRTLGGAGSGTVFCEEELEEKLRLGFSLSPIGELLLEESLIGWKEMELEIMRDCAGNAVVICGIENIDPMGVHTGDSITVAPIQTLTDKEYQQLRDGAIRLMNEIGVDTGGSNVQFAMCPRTGRAIVIELNPRVSRSSALASKATGFPIAKIAAKLAVGYTLDELPNDITEKTPACFEPSIDYVVVKIPRFDFEKFKTTNPILGTQMKSVGEVMAIGRIFPEALQKACRSLEVGRTGLLGGEESAEGDLEVLLAKIETLNPRRIFQIARAMELGASLEELARKSNYDMWFLFEMQRIVKAEKSLLELGENALSSREVLRELKRLGTSDRRIAKLCGVSEIDVASRRRELSLRPVFKTVDTCAAEFASHTPYLYSTYDSTEEGEVSSAKKVVILGGGPNRIGQGIEFDYCCVHAAMALRGINIETIMLNCNPETVSTDYDTSDRLYFEPLELEDVMEVVHRERPWGVIVQYGGQTPLRLANALKDCGVPIIGTSPEAIELTEDREKFKRILAELNLLQAENRTVSRPDQACQAAKEIGYPIVVRPSFVLGGRAMAIVYTEDELKTYIEESVMVSNERPVLIDRFLDNAIEIDVDAVCDGKLVVIAGIMEHVERAGIHSGDSSFMLPAQTLTDSVLAEVERASKILARACGVVGLMNVQFAVCGGKDVYVIEVNPRASRSVPFVSKVTGIPWAKVAARVMAGETLRQLHDSAEYGDILRFENYALAISDLNYVAVKESVFPFIKFHGVDALLGPEMRSTGEVMGIDRTFAGGFYRAQVAAGATLPLKGTVFLSLRDEDKDESLDYTRKLKSMGFKLVATSGTAQFLRKHDIEVESINKVREGSPHIVDALLAGEVDLVINTPEGSGPLLDSRTIRTTASDLRLPLFTTVAAARAAVEAIEQMSLGDRLDVLSLQRYLAQ